GAGCGGACGAATGTTCTTTCGAAGAAGAAATGTCGTGGTAATGGATGGGCTTCCAAAATGGGTGGCGGGGAGAACCGAAATGGGAGGAAGCCCTCCCTTTGGAACGGGCGTCCCAAGCCAGGAAGTGGTCGGGAGCGTCAAAAAGAGAAACGTCGCGAAGGACGGACGGGCCGAGTTCGGGTCCTGGATAATCCACCGGTGCTTGATTCCAAGAGTGAAATCGTTCAGTCCCCATCCGTTTATCGATGATCCTCCGATCGATGAATCCGTTCCGATGAGAGAAGGGAGAATCGCAAGTTCCGTATTGGATCCGAGGCCAAAATACATGGCTTCCAGGGCGAGCATCTGGGTTTCATAGAATCCCGGCGGAAGTCCCGTGATTCCTCCGCTGTTGTTGTATTGGGCCTGGGTGAATCGGCTGTAAAAAAAGAACCGGGCATTGAAAACGCCCTCGGGAAGAGTATCCGCATAGGAGACCATGTTCGGTCCCGCCGTCAGGGGATTCCAGGAGTGTTTGTAGGCGGAGAGGGCGTCGGGACCGTTTAATGAAAGCGGGGTCGTGTCAGTAGAATCTGATATTTGGGAAGAGACGGGAGGGGGAGAGGAAGGGCTTTTGGGGAGAGGAATCGCTGGCTGAGTGGGTGTTCCCGGCGGGTCGGCCCAAGCGTCTGTGAACAGGAAGAAAACGGTCAGGATTGGGAGAAAAAAAGCGATTTTAACCACAATAGTTCCTTTCATTCGGGTAGTGTCCGGATTTTTCCCGGGATGGGTTTCCTCGGTGCCCAGAGCGACCCATAGTCCGGAGAGGATCAAGAGGACAGTGGTCACCCAAAAGATCACCGTCAACTTTCTGTTTTCACACCGGAAAAGGACGCCCAAAAGGCCCTCGAGAGAATACCCCGTGTTCCGCCAGTATTCAGTAGGCGCTCTGTGTCTTTCCGCATCATGCCGGGGGGAGATATCCGCGACGGCGGGCAAGAAGATCGGATGATAAGGGGGGAGACCTCATGTCCGGTTCGTCGGGATTTTAGGCCTGCAAAGAACAAAAGCCTCTCTTCAAACTTGGGTGGCGATTTCGAGGAGACGAACTCGATAACGGGCACTGCCGACCCACTCAACTAATGCCGCCGACAATTCCGGGCTTAGCGACTATCCTCCAGTCTCGATTTTGAAAGTGTTTCCGGGAAGGAGCCGGTTCAAAATCTTATTGAGACGCGGCTTCAAAGGGGCGAATGGAAGCGGAGCAAAGCCGGTCTTCACTGTGTACTGGGGATACTGGCCCTTGGTGAGCGCCCAGATGATCATATTCTTGACTTCCATCATGGTCGAATGGGGGAGGTCGGTGCTCACCATCCAGAACTCGAAGTTGGCATCGGGATAAACATCCTTTCCATGAAGGTTCCAGACAATGGTGCGGTTGAAGTCGTCCGGAAAGGAGGGGTCGTGAAGGGCCGCCACGCCAGCATTATTGATCGTCTTGACTGAGCCGACCACATAGTAGCCGTCGCGGTTTTTTAAGGCCATGGAACTCAGATGATATTCGTTGATCCAGCCAAGCCCCGCATACCCGATGGCGCCGGGAGTCGTCAGGACGGCAGCGACGACGGCATCGGATCCGTTGTAGCCAGAACCGACCGGCCAGGAGGGGGAAAGATCACGACTGATGTTCTCGTACCATTCCTTCGATGTCTGGGATAGATAGTCGGTAAAGACGAAGGTGGTTCCCGAGGCGTCGGCACGGTGAATGACTTCGATCCTCTGGTGGGGGAACTTGACGCCCGGATTGATCGCCCGGATGGCCTTGTCATTCCAGAACCGGATCTTGCCCATGAAGATGCGGGCCAAGGTCGGACCGTCCATTTTGATAATCTGGGACTTTTTGATCCCGGGGATGTTGTAGATCACCTGGCTGTCGTCGAAGGCTACCGGGATCGAGACGAGGTTCCCATAACGCTTCCCGAGCCCCTTGGTCAGATAGGAGTCGGAAGCCCCGATGGTGATGTTGCCGTTGGCGGCATTGGAGATTCCAAATCCCGATCCGGTCGACGCCACGGAGACATGCACCCCCGGATGGCTCTTCATGTAGGCGTCGGCCCACACCTGTTCGAGGGGAAAGAGCATGGTGGAACCGGAGATGGCGAGATCGGTGGCCAGGGCCTTTCCGACTCCCGAAAGAACGGAGACGACCGCCAGGACCGCTACCAGTCCTGCAGAGCGTTTGAAGAATTTCATGATTTTCTCCTTGTAAAGTAGATTGACCCTATCATCATGCGAGACTCAGTCGCAGTGCCAGGGCAGCTAGTGTCACAGCCAGTACAGGGACAGTCAGCACAACGCCCACCTTGAAGTAATAGC
The sequence above is drawn from the Leptospirillum ferriphilum ML-04 genome and encodes:
- the pstS gene encoding phosphate ABC transporter substrate-binding protein PstS; this encodes MKFFKRSAGLVAVLAVVSVLSGVGKALATDLAISGSTMLFPLEQVWADAYMKSHPGVHVSVASTGSGFGISNAANGNITIGASDSYLTKGLGKRYGNLVSIPVAFDDSQVIYNIPGIKKSQIIKMDGPTLARIFMGKIRFWNDKAIRAINPGVKFPHQRIEVIHRADASGTTFVFTDYLSQTSKEWYENISRDLSPSWPVGSGYNGSDAVVAAVLTTPGAIGYAGLGWINEYHLSSMALKNRDGYYVVGSVKTINNAGVAALHDPSFPDDFNRTIVWNLHGKDVYPDANFEFWMVSTDLPHSTMMEVKNMIIWALTKGQYPQYTVKTGFAPLPFAPLKPRLNKILNRLLPGNTFKIETGG